A DNA window from Rhizobium jaguaris contains the following coding sequences:
- a CDS encoding AAA family ATPase — translation MQFQGTADYIADKDLMVAVNAAIRLERPLLVKGEPGTGKTELARQVASALGLDLIEWNIKSTTKAQQGLYEYDAVSRLRDSQLGDARVNDVRNYIRQGKLWQAFTAAEKCVLLIDEIDKADIEFPNDLLQELDRMEFHVYETGETIHAAVRPIVIITSNNEKELPDAFLRRCFFHYIRFPDVETLTRIVEVHYPGIKQTLVRAALTQFFEIRDVPGLKKKPSTSEALDWIRLLVADDVDPATLRGDAKSALPKLHGALLKNEQDVHLFERLAFMARGQGK, via the coding sequence ATGCAATTTCAGGGAACCGCAGACTATATCGCCGACAAGGATTTGATGGTCGCTGTCAACGCCGCCATTCGGCTGGAACGGCCACTTTTGGTGAAGGGCGAACCTGGTACCGGCAAGACGGAACTGGCCCGTCAGGTCGCCTCAGCCCTCGGTCTCGACCTCATCGAATGGAATATCAAATCGACCACCAAGGCGCAGCAGGGCTTGTACGAATATGACGCAGTCTCGCGCCTGCGCGACAGCCAGCTGGGTGATGCACGCGTCAACGACGTCAGGAACTACATCCGGCAAGGCAAGCTCTGGCAGGCCTTTACGGCAGCGGAGAAATGCGTGCTGCTGATCGACGAGATCGACAAGGCGGACATCGAATTCCCGAATGATCTTCTGCAGGAACTCGACCGCATGGAGTTCCACGTCTACGAAACCGGCGAAACGATCCACGCCGCCGTCAGGCCGATCGTCATCATTACCTCCAACAATGAAAAGGAACTGCCGGACGCCTTTCTGCGCCGCTGCTTCTTCCACTATATCCGCTTCCCCGATGTTGAAACGCTGACGCGCATTGTCGAGGTGCACTATCCCGGCATCAAGCAGACGCTGGTGCGGGCCGCACTCACTCAGTTCTTCGAAATCCGCGATGTACCTGGGCTCAAGAAGAAACCCTCGACTTCCGAAGCGCTCGACTGGATTCGCCTCCTTGTTGCCGACGACGTCGATCCGGCCACCTTGCGCGGGGACGCAAAGAGCGCCCTGCCGAAGCTGCATGGGGCCTTGCTGAAGAATGAGCAGGACGTCCATCTTTTCGAACGCCTAGCCTTTATGGCGCGCGGGCAAGGGAAATGA